The nucleotide sequence ACCACTCGGACATATCGACTAATCTGTTTATAAGCGCACTGATGAGCTAAACAATGTTTGACATAATACATCTCTGGGCCGGCCCAAGCGCCAAATGGGCCTTAAGGCCGAGTCGGAGGGGAAAGAGAGAAGAAGAACTTCAAATGTCTGGACGACAGATTCTAAAAAAAAAAAAAGTCTGGACGACAGAACTTCCGATATCGTACACTCTAGTCTGTTCAGAGTGCTTCGAAGCGATTGATCCATTGCACCCCGGAGCGGAACCATATACAAGGAAGCTATTACAACACATCATCATTTACGGAAGAGCGCAAGCAATTTCGAATAATCAACTTTTTTACCGACGACTAAACTGAATCGATCGAGGAGCGTAGTCCATCTAGCCGAGGATTATCTTTCTCGTTCGTGCGTTGTGTCGGTCACATTTGCAAACCTGTAGGTTGCCAGAGCCACCTGCGGTACCGAAGAACACTCATCTCTGCTCAAACTTACATGTTCAGAAATATAAACTGTACGTTGAGACAGAGGATAACCGAATGAACCTCTACAGCGAACGATTACTCGCCTGCTGCTCCTCTAAAAAATtaaaaggaaacagaagatcgctCGCCTACTCGTGGACAACAGTTACTCTCACGATCTCCTTCCCCTGCTTCTGCCATTCCCGAGGAGATAGATATGGCAGGAGTATATTGTTTGCAGACGCCATCGTTCTCCTGCCGTGCTAGCTAGCTTTGCCTTGCTTTGCTTCCACGCAGCAGCCATGTCGAATCGCCGGCTCCATCCCTCTTTACCTCCACGTCGCCGGCCCCATCGGCCGTCGCCTTTCGCTTCGTGTCACCGGACGCTACGTGCCGCTACTGGCTCATGCTACTGCTGCAGCATTCAATCCCTAACCAACTGCTTAACCGCCCGCCCAactgccgcctgctcctgccggccGGCGGGCCGGCCCTGCTGTTCCCGAGGCGATGGCTACAGATTCACGGCGGCAGAACGAACGCAGGGCGGTGCGCCGGTGGGGCGGCAATGGCATGGGCAGGGAGAGGAATAAACAGAGGGCCTGCTGCTCCAGTGGATTACCAGAGGAGTGAATCCTTCAAGTGCACCGTCAGGCACACTCCGGAGGTAAAGAAATGAATGTCGTTGGTCTAATGATCTACTCCTAGCTTGGATGTGCGCAAGATCATTAATGAACGGACGACCTAGATTTTGTCATCCCCATGTCGGGCTACTCCTAGGCCCTATCTTACTTGCATCAAGAATCGGGAACCCAAAAAGATTCACATTTTTCGCGATGGATGTGGTAGGAGTATCATCTATCCACAACAAGGCAACACGGAACTATGCATGGCACCGTGCGCACATCAATGCGAGCGGGGCAGACCTAGGTTCAGATTCGCTGTTCCTCGTTCGTCTTGGAACTTCTTTTTCTAGCCTCGATGTTATATTTTCTTCTTGTTTGGCTTTTATCTGCAagttgtagaccttcgggtcttaTCTGTAAGGACGCCATGTTTCTAATTTGTAGTACTTGGTGCTTAAATAACACGCATCGATGCACATTTGCCAGAAACATGGTTATACTCGTTGGATGTTAGATCAAGATTGACATAGATTTAGATCTAAATAAAATCTAATAAATTTTTTTGCACGAGAGAAAAAAGATGACCAACCTTCATGGCACCTTAACTTAATTTTATTTGTAATAAGGACTAAAAGAAATGCCGGAATTCGAAGAGCGCATGAATGAAATGCCACCTCCACGGGTACATAAAATGATTTAAGAGAAACAACATGGAGCCTAGACCCTGCTCTATTTTGACCCAATTGATTAAATTAGTTGTTCCTACAAGCATTCTTAAGTGGGCAGTGTCGTGCCCTGATCCTGCAAGCATTGAAGGCCCAGCGTGCCGTTAGGTGAAAAGTCCAGCTACCCTCCGCTAATCCACACATAAACAAAAGAGCTGATGGCCTTCTTTAAAGACCATCCGATGACAGTTCATCGACCACAGTACTGCATTGATGCTCCATGCACGGTCCACCCCTGTGTGTAAGCAGTGTACGAATCGAACCCCACTTCCATTAACAAGTTAACGACACCATTAGGCTTTTTAATGGCGATCATTAGATTAGCTTCCCCCAGATAAAGGAGGTCGAAAGCAACTCCATGCATCGATCTGCAGGACCCTGCAGTGTATGTGCAGCAGGTAAGCTGCGTAGCTCTTTGAAATGTGTCTTTTGTTGCTCTTGTTGTTGTGCAAATGATGTATGTTCCCCTGCAGAGAAAATAAATCAAAAGGGAAGTAGTATAATGGACTCATGACTCAACTATGTAGTGatcttttcttttaaaaaaatcatgttgtGATCTCGAAAAGAAAGGAGAATATAATGAAGGACTCAATcatgtttgtttgttttttgtggGGAAACTTCCGATCTATTTATCCATTGTCAAGTCAGTTTAATGAACACCGAAAATAACAACAATTACATCCAGGTccatagaccatctagcgacgTGCAACTATGCTTTATCTTAGTAAGGTAGTCTCTGTTACTGAATTTGTGATTCTGATAGTGAATACTATGATAATTATCGTATAATTTTGATCCTATTAAAAAGGGCCACATAATTACGATTTTACCTGTCTTCGTCTAGCTTGTTTCTATGTCTTCATGGCCATTTTTCAGCAGCGGATTTAATAATGGTTACCCTAGTATCATCATCTTTTTTTAGCTAGGAAAGTGTTCTTTTTTAATTTTCTTGCCGAGAAAATATTATCATCTCTTATCATAATTACGCAACCACTAAGATTATAGGAGACAACAAATTCAGTACACTGTTGTAGCCTCGCGCGCTCGTGCTACAAGGAGGCCGGCGAGAGAGCGCGACGGTATTGGTGCACATAATACTACGTATTTAATCGCTGTGCTTTTCATAGCAGCTGGGAGGATCCAAAACAGAGATCTACGTACGTCGTTGGCTAGGTCTATCCATCAGAGAATTTAGTTGGAGCAAGCGATCGACTACGCTCCAGTACTACCAATGATGGACCATGCATGTCTAAATCCAGCTTCCGTGGGCCAAAATACGGAGCACTTATTATGGCCGATGCATGGGATGGGCTCACGCTCGATAATTCTAAACACACGGACGATTACGGGGTCTCTCTTCTAACTAATCTCTGTCCCCTCTGATTTTCAGGCGGGGGTGGGCCCCTTCACCTGATTTGATCCAATCAGAAGATCCCATGCAAGCCTCTCCGTTGATCCCGTAATACCCCGTCCATGTGTGTAGCATTGCTCGCTCACGCTCCACGTAGGCTCCTCACGCGGCGAGGTCTGTCGGTATTTGTCTACCAAATGCTAAACTGTTTCTTTTTTCTGAGAATCAAATGCTAAGCTGTTTTAGACGAGTACCGGCGTTGGTGTGCTACGCGTCTGTCGGCTTACCTTTTTAAACATCAGCCCAGTCGCGAGTATCCGCCGCATCGAACGGCCGAGCGCGCCTCCACCATTGCTTCTTGCATAATTATTTTTACAACAATATTTTTATTGTAAAAGAAATGCAACCGAGGGTTTGTTCCGGAAAAAAATCCGCAAGACAGGTTTTGATGTAAAATATAGAGCCGTCATAGACCATTGCAACATTGCATATGCTTCAAAAGCATAACCCCTGTTGCGGAAGCACGTTTGACGAAGGATGGTATGAGAGCACTTGGACGCGTGTCATGCAGAAAAAAGGTGGCAGATGCGGCCGCTGCGATCCACCGGGTGATGGCAAGTGTTTCCCTAGATATATCATACCCACCTTATCATCACACGCACAATATATTGAAGATTGACGATACCATCACAAACGCCTCGTTGTTATGGAACTATCAACTTACgatgtttctttttttttaaacatCATATATTAATCAAGTAAGATTAATACAATCATTCTTGACATTATCCTGTCACACAAGACATAACTCTACTACAACAGGATTTGCCGAGCTCCGACGAATGAGGGGTGATGATGGTAGTGCTCGAGCAAACAGGATGGAAATCCCAAGCCGACAAAAGCACCTCACCGGAAAAATTATGAGCCACAATCACAATCAAAAGTTTAGATATAAGGACCCTCATAACTGACGAACGTTCGCCACAGAGGGTTGCATACGCGAACGTTCGCCTGGCAGTTTCAGTGGATAGGAAGAGGGGAGAGGTGGCAGTTTATTAAGGCGACATGGCAGTTTCTCTATCAGAAGACAATTTTCATTTAAAACTACAATTATTTGATCTCGTTTTACAACTAAAACTGCCAGCAAAGATGGTTCGCTTGCCAACCCCCCTACAGTGAACATTCGCCAGCTACTATTATCATAAATATAAATGTCACGATATCGTTTTTATACTGTAATTGCATATTACTGTAGTATAATTGTTGGTCGGAGTTTTTCTTGCCTAATCAAAATACAATGTTGTAGGGTTTTTTTGTCAGAAAACAAACTATTGTGATTTATGCTGCTGTCAACGGCCTCTGTGATCGAATGCCACTAGACAGAATTTCTCAATATGAAAAAGCCATTCTAAATACTATTAATCCAGAATTAAAAAATCCTTCCTAGAAAAAGGTGGCTTAACTAATGAAAGAAAGATGGAACTAGATGCTTCTCTAAAAAAAAGCACTTTGCCTTACCTGTGAATTAATAAAAAAAGGTTGCCCCTTACTCGCAGATGTAGGAAGAAGCCTCGCCAACTGAACCCCGGTAGGCTATTTTGGACTTTTTCACATAATTATTACAGATGGATTTTCGTGACATGTGTAAACCAAGCTGCTGAGAGTCTACCGCATGAGTTTTTTTAGATCTTCTTTTAGATGAGATCTTTTTTCTTAAGATTACTCATAGGTATTAAACTGTCTGATGCAAAATTCCAGGTTTTCGCAGGTTTTATGTACCACGTTCTCCCATAAAAAGGTGCACGATGCATCTACAATTTTAAGTTATCATATTTCGCCTTTACAAGCATATTTCATTTTTTTGCAGGAAGCGTATTTCATTGGTTAACTATAAGGCAGAACCGTTACTAATATTTGATCTTTTCTGTGTGGTTTATAGGATGCACAGATTGTAAACAAAATTTTAATTAGAAATTTCATGACGTTGCTTGTATATCGTAGTGTGGATTGCATATTAATGAAGTAATTGTTGGTAAGAAGCTTGCCTTAGCTAATCACAATGTCGTATGCAAGTTGTGCATATTTCAGATAATTAAGATTTTTGTAGTAGGACCGGTCCATCTGGATTTTTTTTTTGAGGGTGGTCCATCTAGATTAAGTTGTAGATATATCATGGACGCTTTCATTATTTTGGAATTATTGAAGATTTTTCAGTGATGTTTATTTGTGGGAGATGACCCTTCCGTCGACTACAAATCGCCTATGTTGACCCCATGATTTTTACAATTTACTGGTTCAGTCGCTTAAATGTACTCAGATGAATAACTGTGTGTGTTCATAAGGTGAGTGTTCATGTGTATATGAAGCGATGCCGTATTTTTGCAACGGGTAGAAAATAAATTAATCCTGCTTAGCTCATGGATCCAAACAGTGCGAGGTCAAAGGTCGTCTCTGCATCGTGGAATCTCGGACAGCCGAGCAGTAACAAAAGTAATCAGATCAGATACgtactaagggcatgtacaatggtgctatcttaagaGTGCCACGTAGAATAAATGATAATGtgaaggagagagaactcataagaaaaggcttgtcttctcttatttaaaaaaagacaagagatgatctcttagcacaatatgtctcaccacatttttaggaatgactagttattgaagataaggctaagagatgatccattgtagaCTTTTTTTTTGTCatatctaaattacatgcaagacttaagataagactaccttattaACCATTGTACATGCCTAACAGCAGCAGCGGGAGACGTGCAAACGGCCGGCCAGCACACTTCTCATTATTAATCCACCCTCTCTCTCTGCTGCCGACGAGCATAAAACCCCACACTCGCCGCGCATCTCAGTGatcacttcctcctcctcctctgcaagACTCCAGCAACTTGCAAGGACGCGACCCTGCCAGAGCAGAGACACGTCGGTGCATCCATCCGTCCATGGCGGCCACCGTCggcaaggagagggaggaggcggtggtccACCCGAACGCGAGGCAGGGGGGCAAGCTCCTCTCCAGGCTGCTCACCAGGGACAGCTCGGCCGCCGCGCCGTCCTTCCGGGTCTACTACGGCGTGGCCTCCGCCGGCGCGGTGCCGTTCCTGTGGGAGTCGCAGCCGGGCACGCCCAAGAACGCCGTCTCCGACGCCGCGATGCCGCCGCTCACGCCGCCGCCGTCCTACTACGCCGCTGGAGGCACCGCCGCCGCGAAGAAGCACGCGGCGCGCAAGGCCGCCGCCGGGGGCAAGAGGTTCAGGCCGTCCCGCATCCTGGGCTCCATCCTCATGGCGACGCGGAGGCGGGGCCGGACGGCGCCCTCGTCGGTATCGCCCACCTCATCCTTCTCCTCCgggtcgtcctcgtcctcctcgacGTCGTCCTTCCGCCGCgcgggcggcagcagcagcaggctgcactcgtcgtcgtcgtcgtcgttctcggACGACGAGGAGACGGCCATGGCGACGTGCTTCAGGGTGCGGCAGGAGAGCTTTCGGGCGCTCAAGGGCTGCCGCGTCGCCGTGACGGTGAGGAGCGCGCTGGCGTCCGTCGGCGGCGGCCACGGCGCCGCAGTGCAGAGGGTCTAACCGCACTGAACTCGCCGTGTGCAAGGACGCGCGTTGATACTACAGTACTTAATGTCGAGTGGAGTTTTACCCAAGTCGTGTGTTGGTTTTGGTTAAGCTTCTGTAATGCTGTGGTAGTGTATATGAAAAATAATCGATGAGCATGGCTATGCATGTTCACAACTTCAGATCAGATCTCTCATCTCCATTTGACCATTTTTCATCATTTATTTGTGGTTTTCTTTTCTGTTAGGAATAGTGTTACTCCATGTTTGAGTAGACCCACTGAATAACTCGAGTGTTATCCTGGAAAGTTGATTTCTTCTTATGCTGCTGGTGTGTTGGTTGGGACATGAATGCTCAGCAGTGTTGGAAACTGACAGGTCCAGAATTCGTGGAATAAACAATGTCTATCAGCCGAACAAAAGATTAAAGAACCCTTGCAGCCTGCATGCCAAATCTGTGCTTTTCCTCTCTAACGAAATTATTTTTCTGGCGCTGATCGGACAACTGTGTGAGCTGAAAAGGAAAAAACTCCTTGCTTAAAAAAACGAAAAGGAAAAAACGCACGCAGAACTGTTCTGTACTTTTGTGGGATGTTTGCTGCAGACTGCATCCCCTGTCATTTTCCCTGCACACACGAGAATTGTTTTCTGCATCCTCGTAGTTGCTGCCATTTGTACGCTCTCTCAAGCGCATGAGGAAGAAGTAGAAGAAAATCATGTTTGCGtaattcagaagaagaagaaatggCCACTGATTTGATGCTCTAAAAGCATCCCTCGTCAAAAACACGTGCGGGGTAAACTGTCGCTTTAGCGCGCGCGGGGcgttttcgcgcgctccagcgaAGGCGGAAACTAGCGCGCGGGAAAAGGTTGCACGCGCGGGAGGAAGCGGTCAGCCGCGCGCTAGATTTGGCGCACCACTTCCGGCGCGCCTATAAATTGAGGCGCTCGCCACGCGCCCCCCAGACTGCCACGCGTGctctccccgccgcctccgccgcttcgTCTGCTGGGCTTTCTCACCTCTTGCCACCGCCGTGCCACCATGTCGCGTGTAGACGTCAtcctctctcctcttttccccatGCCTGCGTCACTCCTGGCGGCGGCTCAgtcggaaccctagccgccaccgccccctcccctacttcctcctccctcgctgtcgCTGGAGGACGCCGGCACGCTAAGTCCGGCCGgcagatggcggcggcggggcattTCCTCGCCCTGCTTTACGCTCTTGCGGCAGGGGAGGTTCTGCTTCTCCACGGCCTCTGTGCGGCGTGGCGTCGCCGGCGCCGACGAGCCTCCATAGCGCCGTTTGGTGGCTCTCCTCCGGCAGGTCTCGACGGGGTGGCGGCCCCCTTTTCCTCCTGTCCAAGCTCGTCCGTGTGCTCGTCGTCGGATGTGGCAGCTTGCCGGATCTGGCCAACTCCGACTGGTTCTGGTCCCATCGGAAGGCTACCCTGGCTGGGGACACTGGTCGTCGCGCGTGGATGCGGTGTGTGtttgttttttttggggggggggggggggggcagcttcCGCGGATTTGGCCCGGAGCTCGTTCTGGCGGGTCGGGGATGAGGTGCCAGTGCTCCGGCTCTGCTTGGTGTTGTGCGTCCACCCCGCGGTGGAGGTCTGCggttgtcggggcggcggccccgcaTTTGGTGGTGGCAGCTACGGCCAGGGGGTGGTGAGTGCCTGGTCGTGGCGGATCGAGGGATCCCGCGACCAGATCGGAGTCTAACGGCGGGCGCGCCCAGGTTCCGGCAGCGCTGTGGCTGCTGGCCTGGTGGTCGCGCAGGCGGTCTCAGCGAGGGGTCGGCACTGGTTGGAGGTGCTCCCCTTGGTGCTCTGCGAGGTTTGATGGGCGGGGGTTCATGGCCGGCCGGTTCGGGTAGTTGGTGGTCGAGCTTCACCGGGAGAAATCCTATCTCCGGCCTTTGCGGGAGACTGGAAGCGTTGCTGCTgtgtgctgctcctctcctctccccATGGCATTGGCTCCGGAGGAAAACCTCATATCTACGCGATTTGGCGATGAAGGCGTCttcacgtcttcttcctccttgaggCATCGTCTCGGAGCCGACTACAACTAGAGGCTAGTGGTTGGCGGCATCTTCGCCGCATGGTTTGCTGAGGCGGCCGTTTCGGGGGCATGGATCTCTttttggcaacgatgatggcgtcgAGAGGATCTTGGGTCGCGGCTCGGACTTCGGTAGTCGGATCTTACCGGCGTGTCCTAGGTGCTTCTCCGTGGATTGCCTGGTTGCTTTAAAGTCGGAGCTACGGTGGAGCGAGTCTAGGTGGTGACGATGACAGGCGCTCGGTGGTCAGGAGGCACGGTCGGCacaagtcctgcatatttccctGGCGATGCCTATTGTCAAAGTCGGAGCTGTCAATTGTTCGTTCGTGTGGCCATTTGTTGGTACGTGCCGTCGTGGCTTATGTTccatgtcgatggcgaggttggcCGGTGGTGCCCATGTCTTTACGAGTTGGGTTGTATCGGTTTTAGCCAAGTTTTCCgtcaattaaccgggcaattctcacTTCTTCTTAATCAAGGAAAATGACAAGTCATTTgccttgttttaaaaaaaaaaGGACACTGTGTGACTGTGTCAAGTGCGATGGTCCTGTGAATGCACATGATCGCAGTACAGTGGGTACATGCTGAGCCCGCCCTGAGCCCCTGAGTAGCGTGAGATCGTGAGGAGTGAATGCACATGGCTGCAATacatggaaatattttggttgggaTACATCAATTCCAGAAGCAGAAAGTGTTCGCTGTGTCTAGTGCAATGGCACTGTGGCCGCACATGACCGCAACACATACAGTGGTACATGCTGAGGAGTAAGGGCCAGCAGTAAGTGCATCTTTGGCTATCGGCCATCGAGTC is from Triticum aestivum cultivar Chinese Spring chromosome 3A, IWGSC CS RefSeq v2.1, whole genome shotgun sequence and encodes:
- the LOC123057917 gene encoding uncharacterized protein, translating into MAATVGKEREEAVVHPNARQGGKLLSRLLTRDSSAAAPSFRVYYGVASAGAVPFLWESQPGTPKNAVSDAAMPPLTPPPSYYAAGGTAAAKKHAARKAAAGGKRFRPSRILGSILMATRRRGRTAPSSVSPTSSFSSGSSSSSSTSSFRRAGGSSSRLHSSSSSSFSDDEETAMATCFRVRQESFRALKGCRVAVTVRSALASVGGGHGAAVQRV